A genomic segment from Salvia splendens isolate huo1 chromosome 13, SspV2, whole genome shotgun sequence encodes:
- the LOC121760580 gene encoding uncharacterized protein LOC121760580: MEEQSEGSVGNQPPPPPPPPPQPQEREYIKAFRKENPPKFDGLGEPPKAEAWIRDLERILDFMGCTDRERLACVMYQLTGPADFSWETKRRTMNPARHEAFTWEEFKEEVYDKYIPMSYRRAKIVEFHTLKQGNMTVTEYDHALYVEEALPKDETTTNPTPPTPQPNYRDKRKWEDNRAPYDNKRHRSTFRQTQDYDRQAMPQPRGNQQKAPHCNRCSKYHFGECRAGGIRCFTCGGNGHMSRECPNNNKGEMWNRQGHGEQQQQPQPIRQVAPQQARAYALKGNEGQEQQTDKD, from the exons ATGGAGGAACAATCAGAGGGAAGTGTCGGGAATCAAccccctcctccaccaccacccccaCCTCAACCTCAAGAGAGAGAATACATTAAGGCCTTCCGAAAGGAAAACCCTCCAAAGTTTGACGGACTGGGAGAGCCCCCGAAGGCAGAGGCTTGGATACGCGACCTCGAGCGTATATTGGACTTCATGGGATGCACCGATAGGGAACGTCTAGCTTGCGTGATGTATCAACTGACTGGACCTGCCGATTTTTCGTGGGAAACTAAACGACGAACTATGAACCCTGCCCGCCACGAGGCGTTCACATGGGAAGAATTCAAGGAAGAGGTGTACGACAAGTACATTCCCATGAGCTATAGACGGGCGAAGATAGTGGAGTTCCACACCCTGAAACAGGGAAACATGACGGTGACGGAGTACGACCATGCTCTTT ATGTGGAAGAAGCACTACCAAAGGACGAGACGACGacgaatcctacaccaccaacACCTCAACCGAACTATcgagacaagaggaagtgggaagACAACCGAGCTCCTTATGACAACAAGCGACACCGTTCTACTTTCCGCCAGACACAAGACTATGACCGGCAAGCCATGCCACAGCCGAGAGGGAATCAACAGAAGGCACCCCACTGCAACCGgtgctccaagtaccacttTGGCGAGTGTAGAGCTGGAGGCATCCGATGCTTCACTTGTGGTGGAAATGGACATATGTCTCGAGAGTGCCCGAATAACAACAAAGGAGAAATGTGGAATAGGCAGGGACATGGGGAACAACAGCAACAACCACAACCCATTCGACAGGTGGCCCCACAGCAAGCGAGAGCGTACGCGCTGAAAGGAAATGAAGGGCAGGAACAACAAACCGACAAGGACTGA